From the Gossypium hirsutum isolate 1008001.06 chromosome A02, Gossypium_hirsutum_v2.1, whole genome shotgun sequence genome, the window gattgcatgcaactccgctcaattatactagatctactcttaaacagggacttttcctccactgaaataaacacattaaacatgaattaatatcctgaaaatattaaaacaagaaataagtatacataattgagaacaataataaagtatttatcgtgtaaaaacaaaaattaaataaaaagagtcATCATAGATTTCATCTGctctaggtatctagggaatttagttcataatcttgaaggaaaacatctcaaagttagaataaccacaagtcataaagaaattcaataaaactttgaatgaaattaaaaggagatctcCGATCTTGATGGGGATCCGCTTCCGAGTTAATTtcgatggtgttcttcgagtgttttaTTTGATCTTCTCCAATTGCccctaggggtgtgcaaaatttgggtaaaattgaaaaaattcggttaaccgatcgaattcggttaatcggtcggttaattgaattaattcaGTCGGGGgtcagttaataattttttgagttttcggttaacggttaattcggttcgaaaccagtcggttaaccgaattttttttatttaaccaaaaaattaataaataaaattataatatataaatagcttactattcactcaaacccaatccaacataaacccaaatacccaatctaatatatattaacctaagtacccaacccaacccaattacccaactcaatcataaaaattaaaaataatttactaaataaaaataaaaataaaaatctaaaactaaaaatgaaaataaaaaatatatataattttatacaaataattcggttaattcgggtaattcagtTAATATGGgcaattcgggtaattcggttaattcgattaattcgattaattttatacttattttaaccaaaaattaaaaaacatataattttcggttaattcggttaatcgaccgaattaaccaaaaaattttcggttcggttaatttttttgaaaaaaattcggttcgttaacggttaaaaattttacaaggtcggttaattcggttaatgttatttcgggtcgatTAACCGATTGAACACTCCTAATTTCCCCCACTATGTCTTCTTCTAATgagtatttatagactttagcatgcttagaaaccctaaaaattgggttttccTGCATATTTAGGAAGTAGGATGCAAAATTGACACGGGCTAACACATGGGcatctacacgggcatgtgtccagcCCATGTGGAAATGCTCAGGCCATGTGGATCCTGAAACAACTCTTTTTGTTCGATTTTGGCTAGTTTTTTACTCTTttcactcccaaatgctctcctaagtatagaaacatgaatttaaaggattagaagcatcaaattcattaatttacataattaatcatccaaaaacccattaagaatgggattaaaatatgttacttttatagcttatcttGGCTTAACAATGCCAATTCGAAGAATAACAAGAGCGTTAACGCTTGTTAGGTGAACAAAATGCCTGTAATAAACAACTAATTACAAAGGTATGAGTAGCCAAGAACACTATAAAGGGTGAAAATTTACTTATCGCATTAGAATTGGAAAGTATTACACAATCCACTATCTTATAGGAAATAAAGATCGCAATGGTAATGAGGTGCTGCAAACCCTTCATCCAGAATAAGAATCCCAAAACAAGGCTAATCTTATTGAAGAGAAAATTGTAGCGCTTAGATTGGAATTTTATAAGGGGCAAAAGGTTCTAAGCCTAATGAACCTTTAGCCTCTTTCGTGTTGGCGCATAACCTATTAGCCTCTTTTAAGTTCCCTAAAAGATCACCTAGCTCATTACAACAACCATATGAACATTATTGGAGTGTTAGATGCCGTGAAATACAAGGCTTTCTCCATGTCCCTTTCTAGCAGAACTCGAAAATGGTACATTTCACTTCCTTCAAGATCTATAAATAATTCTGATCAGTTGGCTAGGTTATTTATGAGTAGAATTTTAGCCAACAAGATTGTACAACAATCCCCGTATACTTAATGTCCATCTGAAAGAAAGAGAATGAACCCCTTAAAACTTTCATGAAAAGATTTAATGTTACAATTATGATAAGCAATGGTGTTTTTTATGCTTTAGCCACCCAAGCCTTCTTGGCAATAACCACTTACAAGTTCCTCCAATTTCACCTCATCAGTAATCCCTCATAGAAGTTATCCCAACTGTATGAAATGATCTATCGCTTCATGAAAGGTGATTAAATGGACATTGATCAAGCTAAGCCAATGGCCCAAACAACCCAAGTATACCCCTTTTCTAAACAATCCTCCCCTTCACATCATCATCGACGATGCCTTACCAATATAAACCCAAATAGAGAACTCTCCATTTGGTAGGTGACTAACGGCTCCAATGGTACAACCCACCACAACAAGGGGTAGGTGGATGATTAATACTATAGGTCCACCATGTTACCTAGGACCATGAGAGACAATTACCCTAACCAACATCAATGTGAATAAGTTTCGTATAATCGTCATCACACATACCATCAACTTAACTGCTCATTCGCTACCATATTTGAGCAAGTAGGGTATCAAAAAATTCTACCAAATCCACCAGCCATGCCTTACAACCCTCGTCGAGATGGTTCACCATTTCATGTCGTTACCACAATACAGAAGGTCGTATAACAAACCATGTGTTCAACTCAAGAATGCAATAGAAAATGCCATCTGAAAAGGTCAACTACAACAATATGTTGTACGATATGCCTATTTGCTAAATAGGAAAATGACCAAGAAACAGAACCCTCTAGTTGTCACACCCAAAATCCCTTAAACTCGAAAATTTAGAACATTTGGGAGTTAAATTAAAAGAGACCAAAAGATGATGGTCTCTACTAAAAAATCAAGAAAAGATGGTAATTGAAATTGGACAAGGTTGAGAACCAAATCTAGTTCGATTAGATTAGAACCAATCGATTCCTTAGTAGGAGAAAAAATGATTGTGAATGGGTGGATTCTACACGGTTGAAGACCGTGCGGGTAGAGCTATAAATAGCCGAGAAATGACTTCTCGGGAGACTTCTTCTCcagtctatttttttttcttcaacttCTTCCTTAGCAACTCCTAGAGGAGAAGGATGTGAGAAAGCTCTGCATGGAGCGACATAAAATTTGAATTGTGactcatatgtatatatgaaactatgattttgattcaattgtatatattttaataaatgaatacaaacatttattttcatattagattaatattattgtttgtaGATGCAATGTATCAACGTAAAATGATGTTAATTCGATAATATAATtagtaatttttgaaattttaatcaaattaaaatttcatatataaaatagcACAAAAGTAAAATTAATGTATGAGAATACACattacattaataattttgatatttatctgtTTTTTATATCATCATACATAAAATTAAATTCTCATATAAGAACCTTCACTCATCCCATTAATAAGTCTACTACAAAAGATTATTCTCAAAATTGTACGTAGcttgtaatataatatatataatcaagtcatatacatatataatagacGGAAGAGAAACAAATTTGAATAGTAAAAAGTATAAAAGGTCAAGtgggaaacaaagaaaaataagggAAGCCCAGCCCAACTGTGGACCAAGTCAGGTGTTGATTGCATTTTAACTGCACTGCAAATCTTCTAATTTGCACTTTCTCAGGAAAAAAGCTAACAAAACTAGGGCTACCCTACTTTTTGTATTTCCATTCCCTACACAAGGTAACGTTCTTCTTCAGAGATTAAcctttattattagtttttaaaaaCTTGATAATTTGTATATATTGATATTATCACGATGTCTTGTACATTTGTATATATTGATGCATTATTCCTTGTGCAGTAAGCAAATAAAGGAAACTTCAGCATTGGTGTGCTAAAAAAATCATTAACATGTGAGTTTtgatcttttctcttttttttatggattttggaAACATATTATCACTAAAAGAATCCCTTAGTAACTAAGCAAATAAAGAATGCTTTGTTAATAATGGTGATGTCAAATATTATACGAGTAGTTGGCTGAAATTTCTGTCGCTTTGGTTTGATTTAAATTAGATGATGATCGTATTGCTAAAATATGATTTCTTTAGTTTTATAATAAAGTAGTGTTGGGCATTGGCAATATTACTTGATAGTTGTTTAATGGTGCAGGGCTGACGAGGAACCGGTGGATCAAAAGAAACTCCTTGAGAGTATTTGCCAATCAAATTGTGCAAAACCTAGGAATGGTTATGAGGTAAACCATTTCCTAAAGAGAGTCTAAAATGTGTTTTTCAATGGAACCAATATCACAGTGGATCATGCAATGTCAACATATAAACCAGCGAACCTTCAGCATCTCCGCTAAGACTATATGAGGACCACTTAGCACCACCATTACTGTTAGGAGCGTCAAATGAAATTTCCATGTTAGTAGTCTCAAGATAAGTAACTAAGGTTGTCCCCCAATATAAAAGGGCCATACAAACAGGTCACACAGACTATTTACTCACTTCTTCTTCCTCATCTCCCTTCCTCCTAAGCAAACCACCACTTTTTTCCCTGTTAGTCTTAGTAGTTAACAATAGTTTTTTACCGATAAGATTATTGTATGGTTGGACATAGTTATTAGACTAGACAAACCATTGAAGTTGGGTTAACAAGTCTAATATGATCCTTTATTCCATGATTAAAAGTCATTGGATTTTGGCCAGTTACGATTTACTGAAATAGAtttcaaaattcttaaaaaaaagaaaagaaaagaaatgtttCTATGGAAGTTGTCTCTCAATGCAGGAATGCGTGAAGAGGATTTCAGGTGATGATACTGGAACTATGCACTGCACTGGACAATACTTTGACTACTTAGCTTGTATTGATAAATGTGTAAGGTTTTTTTATACTAAAGTATACTATGATTTATTTAACTTCATTTTGAATTATTAAGTTGACGGTGAAATGCAGGTTGCCCCAAAGCTATTTGGAAAGCTGAAATAACTAGGAGCTTGCTTATTGATTGATCACCAAGGATGCATTCGCTCCATTGGTTCATCCCTAATTTTAATTGGTTTCAATTCTTCCACTTAGAGAAActtgtgttttctttttctacaaGAATAAACGATGTTTCGTTAGGTATTTTTAATTGTTTGGAGGCATTGGTAAAATGAAATCTAGAAAAAGAATATCATTGAAATATGTACTTAGAATTAGTGAGTGCAAAAAGGTGTCAAAGATAAAAATGCAAGGGAACACAACAATAATGACACGAATGCCATCTCAACTTTACCACctgtattttatatttatttcagacttaattatattttgtttttttttacataCTTTCAAAATATTTACTCCACTAAGTTTTTGATGCACTGtcacttatatttatatttagagGTCACAAACTGGTTGGTTccaattggattttttttaattcggATTTTTGCTCATATTTTTTtgatttcagatttttttttttaattttcggtTTTGTCGatcatttgaatttaaatttttttaggctTGGATTTCTTGAATTCAAATTAGTTTACGCTGGGAGGGTTTTGACCACCAAGCGAAATCCACGTTTATTGGTCACAAACGGCTAAAGTTAAAGTTATATTAAAAAGTATTTCTATACGAGGTAGAACTTGACAAGATTTATCATCACTTCAATGATTTTGGTGGCTTGACCAGTTATTCGAGGTATGTGATTATTTCATTTTTTGGTGTTAGCAATGTACAATGGTCAAATAGGATTATTTTCTTTTCGACACCTTTGACTTTTTTCACCATGTGGGAGTGCAAATTAATTCTTGCTTATCTACTTCTATCCAAGGGGGAGAAATGTTTGTACTTGActacaaaatttattttgtacATTGTAGGGGGGTTTGTTTTTCTATTAATAGGAGTTTTGGGTCTCGGTTTATATGATTCTAATGAAccaacattaaattttaaaacattagctAATCAATCATATTTTGTCGCACTCGAAATAATATTCTATATTGGGTTTCTTATTGCTTTTGTTGTCAAATCGCCAATTATACCCTTGCACACGTGATTATCGGATATCCACAGGGAGGCTCATTATAGTACTTGTATGCTTCTAGCAGATTCaagtaattttgaattttttaagttataaataattaaatttgaatgtaataattcattttacttttatatttgataacatggtTCATATTTGcattataaaaagtataaattatatatactaGAAATCCTACCACACGTGTTGCGTGTGGAAACCACATATTTAGAATATAGGTGTgtatttaaaaacaatataaaataaatccaTTTAACAAGGGTTCAATTCCTAGGCatattaaaacttattttttttaaagtttatgtaGTAATAAAGAATTTGTTTATAAATCGATTAAACATGTGTTCAATCCCAAGGCATATTAACTTTAGTTCTTTTattcaaaatctatataaaagtataaaaagacaaaaagataacaaaaaaaatattagtagCAATTTAATAGAAATCTTACGCGTATACGTGTAGAAactacaaatataaaatatatatgtgtttaaaaataacatacaataaataatgagaCGTATGACTAGAAACTAAGTAGTAATAATTACACATGGAATATACACGATATTAaatctcttttaaaaaataaatttaattatttatcattgtGATTTTATCAATCATGAGCCGGTGTCGAGCTAACTTgttacaccaactcaatcaaatacattaatatatatacacacacaattGATTAAGGTAATAAAGTAtgcataataaaaattgaaatatacaacaatatcaaaataaagctttagctaaatggtaaattaaagaatgacattttcataatttaacagCTGAGTTGATGACCTAGTTGAGGGTGACACCGACTCaataaaacacttaaataataagtatagATACAATTAGTTaaggtaataaagtgtgcataacaaaaattgaaatgtacaaaaatatcaaaataatgctTTAGCTAAATGGTAAATTAAAGGTTTCACAAATGTAATTGGTTCAGGTTTAAATCTCAccacatgtatatttttataggTTTTCTTAAATGAAAAAGAGTAAAGTACCTTCGAATAATATAACttgttttaattacaaaaattgtCACAGCCTACTCGGTGAAGTGTCTGATCTGGTTATTGTTTAGTGTGTTCTGGTAAAATAAGCGTAGATATGAGTAAGTAAAGTGTTTGCTTTGACTAAGTATAAGATTCTATATATGTGCCACTTGGCAAACTCTTAGCTTTGACAAGATCTGTGGTTGGACGAACTCTTTTGTTAAGTTTACGACACCCCAGATGCTTTGGCAAACTTGTCAAGTTCACAGTTgaatagatttgtttaatattttagtaAGGTAATTTAGTTAGTTAAGTCAAGATTTAGTTAGAATCGAACTAAGCTATTGTAGATGAAAAGACTTAAATTATAATAAGCGCACTTAATCATAGGAATCAAGAGTGTTAGTGAAATTATCTGATTTTTCCACTAAACCTTATCTTCGTGATTAAATATAAGGATATTGGTGTCTTCACTGAAAATCTTTGTGTTTTCTTTGTATTCATCTTTCTCCTTGATTTTCTTTGAACACTCTGAAAAGTTAAGTTTAAAAAACCTTTCTGAAGTTGAGTTCATTGTATTCGGCTAACTTAAACATTTGTATTAGTTCACTGGTAATTATTGATGAACCTTAGGTTATTTTCAAagttatttatgtgtttttagttCTGTATGCATAAGTGCTAGAATGATGTGTAAGGAAGGAAAACTTCCTAATTCTGGATTAAGTGTTGATTCTTGCATACATGTTTAGATTTTCTAGATCAGTGATCTGATATGTTTAATTATccttatttttagtttaaaaaagcTACCAAAGGTCCGAGTCATAAAGGAAAGTCCTACTTTATAAACTTTGCTATAATTTTTACTGAGTTGCTTCGTACTTCCATGTGTTGTGGCtttctttattttacaattttttaaggtAAGTACAATTTCTCTGTAAAGGATGAAAAGTGTATGCCTATGAATAATAATTGTCCAAAGTCGTTGGTCTAAGTTCAATATGTTAGTGATATGAAGTATGAGTCTTTTTCATGTTTAAGCCACTACCATCTGCTTCTAATATGAATGACATGGTATGATCTAATATGTGAAGATGGTGATAAGGAGATATGTTTGTGTAGCCCCCGATAGGGCAAATATATTGCAAACCAGATTAGTAGATCATGATAAAACATGCTTTACTGAGTGGTACTGAAATGAGGAGTTAAGGGGAAGAATGCATATGAATGAAACCGAAACTTTATGTTATGTATCTGACTTTGAAATCTGGGTACGTAGCTAGCATAAAAATGGATTGTTTGAGTTATGTTAAGTTGGAATGTAGTATTCACTCATATAATACGCCATTGACGTATTGACTCAGTTTGAGTTCTGTATACGTCATGGGCGTACCCTGTGATATTGTGTGGAATCTTCTTTAGAGATTCACTTATGCTATTAGTAATCTTACTAAAGATctctttggaactcactaagttcttatgaacttactcagTTACCTTTTCCTTCTCAGGCCTGTTGATTAAAAGAAAGACTCACTAAAGGACTACGCCAAAGCACTACTACTATTGTGAGATAACTGTTTTGCTTGTATTATGCATGACACATGGAGGTGACATCTAGATGTATTTTGAGAAAGATATGTACAAAGATTACTTGTTTTTTTAACtatgttttaatgaaattttttaaagttttatggaATGGAATTTAAGTATTATACTCTGTTTGATGAAAATATCTTACTAAAACTTATACACCATAACGGTTATACTTTACTTCATTTACTTTGTTAATGGTTTaattcaaacacaaaatttttataaagcttacgtAAAAAATAGTTTTGAAGTTAAGTGGATTTTTAAGTAGTAACATGTTATTCTTGGATCTTTCTAAAGGAGCAGGTTTGGCGTGTTACAaaagggtattttcgtaatttaacAACTAAGTTGGTGATCCAGTAgagggtgacaccaactcagtaaaACACTTAAATAAAGTATAGATATATAATTAATGGAATGTATAAAGTGCATCAAAATGAAACTttggttgaatggtaaatttaaggttttactaaCCCAATTGGTGCGAGTTTAAATCCCACCGtatgtatattttaattgatttttgttaacATGATAAGAATAAAATGCCTTCAAAtagtataacttattttaattatgaaaggaAATCTCTATAATTTTCTGATCGAGtgggtgacaccaactcagtaaaatacttaataaatagtatattatagatatatacaattgatggaggtaataaagtgagcataataaacttaaaatgtataaaaatatcaaaataaaacgtATGATATACAACTAATGAAGATAACAAATTAtgtatattgaaataaaaatgtataagatATATGAAAATGAAGTTTTGGTAGTCGCCACACTTAAGATAGGTAGAAGGTGAATGATAAGACTAGGGGTGAACGCCACAAGAAATAATTCTTAATAAGTTCAGATAAAGTTCTCAAAGAACCAAAGAGATAACTTTTAAATTAATCAATATTCATTAACCTTTTACATAAGCCTAAGGCCTAATATTTATACTTGGATCAAATTCTCTAAGAATGAGAATGAGTAATTCGACCATTAATGGGATACATGAACCAAACCAATACATTAATCTAGCTAGTACATAAACCTTAACATTCAATGAATTGCTGAAGAGTCCCATTCATCCTCCTTTAACCTCCCATGCATGTACTTTAAGTTGATGgaaagtctttcatgaatgtaCATGCTCTCCTCCTTGTTGTCCATTAAATGTACCATGTGTATTTAATTTGAACATTAATGCAATGTACTTATAGATGACCATTCGAACATGCATGCATGTCCTTGTCTGGTCAGCCATGAAGATGTACTTCTAGGATGTTGCAGGGGCCCTAGTCCTTGATGGATCCAAAATTGGGTTTGGACTTTTCACACTCGGTCCACACTTCTTGGACTAGTCCAATAAGTGCCTCATTGAAACTTTTAGCCCTACCTCTTGTAATCGGTCCAGTGGGTACATGTAAATGGCCCTCTTGGTTTTGACCCAATTATATATTCACTTAGAGTTAACCCAATTGAAATGGATCAACTTGTAGACAATCTCATTGTCGCTTGAATTGGATCATTGGCCCTTGAAAACGGCCCAATGATCAATGGTTTCATCGAAATCAGTTGCAAACTTAACAGTGGCCCACGAAAACTTGGCCTTCTTGGAACTCGGAGACGGATTTTAGTTGATGATCCACATGACGGGAGCAAGCTCACATCATGTTAAAAATGTTGTTATATAACTATATATTGTTATATATCATAGATTTTGGTAGTTATTATAAAAAATGTTCTTATATAAACAAATATgttgttatatattataaattttggcATCGATTAGAAATgttgttatataaataaatttcatatattatagATCTTGGTATACATTAAAAATGTTGTTATGTAAACagttattgtaacagcccgtttttagtaaaatcaaaatagtagttttgggaccacaaatttgatatataaatattaattttattattatcttaatgtctacagcatgttagtattaccgtataaaaatttcgttaagatattttgtcgtttgcatgcttaattcgataaaaaggactaaattgcaaaagttgcaaattttgagttctataagctaaaggaatttaatagctatgaaattaaatggttagagggtttatgttgtaaataaactattttttctTAAGTGGACTCTTCTGGAcatctttttaatgatttttaaagtaaatgGGAAAGGTtactttagtaattttataaataaattaaaacaaaaataagaaaagatggtATCATCTTCTCTAATGCATCATCCACCAAAATTTTAAGAGGAAAAAATCCATTAGAGAAGCTTGCATATTCGACCAACCTTCCAAagcttgcatggtatgatttttcatcccgtttttaatgatttctatgtttttggagtcgttatagcttaatctagctaacttaGGAACTAATTTGCAAAATAGTTAAAAGATTAAAGTTTTTCCATGAGTTAATTCATGTTGTTTGTGAAGTTTGATAGTAGAAAATAAATCcttattgttagataaacaacttatcttaagtgatttttgatgaatttgtcaatcagggattaaattgaaaaatgtgaaatattcatggtgtaatttctgaaataatgaaatgtgtcAGTTGCTATGAGCTTGTATGAAATTTAGCTAGGCTTTGGTAagggtgaaattgcatgaatttcattttacgagcctaaagactaaatcataaagaaatcaaaacattaggggcaaaagtataattttgtaaaaatttgaatttggattgaatttaatagaatagttattaaattgattaaatttatgcatttagatcaagatagaccatgtACGGctctagatcgaggcaaagaaaaaGTTTCAGATTAATCGACTACATTTCTACGTTTATCGTCGTGGTAAGTTTGTACATTTAAATAacgttttaaattatgttttaaatgctattattttatataatgtgAAATTGTATTTCAGTGGAAAAATCCAATGGTATATCGACAATCATCGActaatgaaaagggatagcttcagctatcaaa encodes:
- the LOC107939557 gene encoding cytochrome b-c1 complex subunit 6-1, mitochondrial, coding for MADEEPVDQKKLLESICQSNCAKPRNGYEECVKRISGDDTGTMHCTGQYFDYLACIDKCVAPKLFGKLK